The Centroberyx gerrardi isolate f3 chromosome 19, fCenGer3.hap1.cur.20231027, whole genome shotgun sequence genome has a segment encoding these proteins:
- the LOC139919848 gene encoding major histocompatibility complex class I-related protein 1-like isoform X3 — protein sequence MTNKMKEFILLLLFCHVASPVTHSLEYLMTASSGVSNFPDSMAVALVDEVQIGHCDSNIKRAEPNQDWIIKVIVDDPQDLEWYTARCVDFQQFFKAELETLKQRFNQTGGVHTYQIMFGCEWDDETGEVNGFGQHGYDGEDWLVLDLKTQTWIAAKPQAVITKEGWNNDKAAIEGWINYLTTECIDWLKKYVDYGKSTLQRTVLPSVSLLQKTPSSPVSCHATGFYPDRGMLFWRRDGEELQDLMDQGEILPNHDGTFQTRVQLNVSSVKPEDWGKYECVFQLSGVKEDIVTKLDPAVIKTNNPGINTALVIGVVAGLLLLLAICIAGVFIWRRNNNGFKPANSDQWR from the exons ATGACCAACAAGATGAAGGAGTTTATTTTGTTGCTCCTCTTCTGTCACGTTGCATCTCCAG TGACTCACTCTCTGGAGTATTTAATGACTGCATCCTCTGGAGTCTCAAACTTCCCAGACTCTATGGCTGTTGCGTTGGTTGATGAAGTTCAGATTGGTCACTGTGACAGCAACATCAAGAGAGCAGAACCCAATCAGGACTGGATTATCAAAGTCATAGTAGATGATCCACAGGACTTGGAGTGGTACACTGCGAGATGTGTGGACTTCCAGCAGTTCTTCAAAGCCGAACTTGAGACTCTGAAGCAGCGCTTCAACCAAACTggag gtgtccACACCTACCAGATAATGTTTGGCTGTGAATGGGATGATGAGACTGGAGAAGTTAATGGTTTTGGTCAGCATGGTTATGATGGAGAAGACTGGCTGGTATTGGACCTGAAGACACAGACATGGATCGCTGCAAAACCACAGGCTGTCATCACCAAAGAGGGGTGGAATAATGACAAAGCTGCCATAGAAGGCTGGATTAACTACCTCACCACGGAGTGCATTGATTGGCTGAAGAAGTATGTGGACTATGGGAAGAGCACTCTGCAGAGAACAG tgcttCCCTCGGTGTCTCTCCTCCAGAAgactccctcctctccagtcaGCTGCCACGCTACAGGTTTCTACCCTGACAGAGGCATGTTGTtctggaggagagatggagaggagctTCAGGACCTCATGGACCAGGGAGAGATCCTCCCCAACCACGATGGAACCTTCCAGACGAGGGTTCAGCTGAACGTTTCATCAGTCAAACCTGAAGACTGGGGGAAGTacgagtgtgtgtttcagctctcTGGTGTCAAGGAGGACATCGTCACCAAACTGGACCCAGCAGTGATCAAGACCAACAACCCAG ggatcaatacTGCTCTTGTCATTGGAGTTGTTGCAGgactgctgctcctcctggcaATCTGCATCGCTGGAGTCTTCATCTGGAGAAGGAACAATAATG GGTTCAAACCTGCTAACA
- the LOC139919848 gene encoding major histocompatibility complex class I-related protein 1-like isoform X2: MTNKMKEFILLLLFCHVASPVTHSLEYLMTASSGVSNFPDSMAVALVDEVQIGHCDSNIKRAEPNQDWIIKVIVDDPQDLEWYTARCVDFQQFFKAELETLKQRFNQTGGVHTYQIMFGCEWDDETGEVNGFGQHGYDGEDWLVLDLKTQTWIAAKPQAVITKEGWNNDKAAIEGWINYLTTECIDWLKKYVDYGKSTLQRTVLPSVSLLQKTPSSPVSCHATGFYPDRGMLFWRRDGEELQDLMDQGEILPNHDGTFQTRVQLNVSSVKPEDWGKYECVFQLSGVKEDIVTKLDPAVIKTNNPGINTALVIGVVAGLLLLLAICIAGVFIWRRNNNGFKPANTSETSPAEVVSLN; the protein is encoded by the exons ATGACCAACAAGATGAAGGAGTTTATTTTGTTGCTCCTCTTCTGTCACGTTGCATCTCCAG TGACTCACTCTCTGGAGTATTTAATGACTGCATCCTCTGGAGTCTCAAACTTCCCAGACTCTATGGCTGTTGCGTTGGTTGATGAAGTTCAGATTGGTCACTGTGACAGCAACATCAAGAGAGCAGAACCCAATCAGGACTGGATTATCAAAGTCATAGTAGATGATCCACAGGACTTGGAGTGGTACACTGCGAGATGTGTGGACTTCCAGCAGTTCTTCAAAGCCGAACTTGAGACTCTGAAGCAGCGCTTCAACCAAACTggag gtgtccACACCTACCAGATAATGTTTGGCTGTGAATGGGATGATGAGACTGGAGAAGTTAATGGTTTTGGTCAGCATGGTTATGATGGAGAAGACTGGCTGGTATTGGACCTGAAGACACAGACATGGATCGCTGCAAAACCACAGGCTGTCATCACCAAAGAGGGGTGGAATAATGACAAAGCTGCCATAGAAGGCTGGATTAACTACCTCACCACGGAGTGCATTGATTGGCTGAAGAAGTATGTGGACTATGGGAAGAGCACTCTGCAGAGAACAG tgcttCCCTCGGTGTCTCTCCTCCAGAAgactccctcctctccagtcaGCTGCCACGCTACAGGTTTCTACCCTGACAGAGGCATGTTGTtctggaggagagatggagaggagctTCAGGACCTCATGGACCAGGGAGAGATCCTCCCCAACCACGATGGAACCTTCCAGACGAGGGTTCAGCTGAACGTTTCATCAGTCAAACCTGAAGACTGGGGGAAGTacgagtgtgtgtttcagctctcTGGTGTCAAGGAGGACATCGTCACCAAACTGGACCCAGCAGTGATCAAGACCAACAACCCAG ggatcaatacTGCTCTTGTCATTGGAGTTGTTGCAGgactgctgctcctcctggcaATCTGCATCGCTGGAGTCTTCATCTGGAGAAGGAACAATAATG GGTTCAAACCTGCTAACA